The genomic region GCAGCAGCTGGCTTACGAGGTCACCATGGCCCGGGGACAGGACCCGGATGCGCCGCGGGCGCTCGCGAAGGTGACGGAAACGCACTGACCTCTTCGCTGCCGCGACCCGTTGCCGGCGACGGACTGGCCAACTGCCGGTCAGCGGCTGGCGCGGATCATCACGGTGAGGACCGGCGAGGCCGGTGACGGCTGGCTCTGCCCGATGTCCTCGTACCCCCATGACTCGTAGAGCGCGTGGACCTTTCCGTCCCCGGCGGCCGGGTTGACCATGAGGGTGACGTACGGCTCGTCGCGGGTGGCGAGGAGGGCGTCGTGGATGCGGCGGGCGGTGCCGGTCTTCCGCCAGGTTGGTCGGACGCCGATTTCCTTGAGGGCCATGGCCGGACGCTCGGTGTACGTGTCTGTCGGCGCCGGGCTGGTGCGCTGCCAGTAGCGGTCGCCGTGCTTGATGGTGTTGCCGTAGGCGTAGCCGACCGGATGCTCGTCCGCGTACGCCAGGACGGCCACGAACCCCGGCTCGGTGCTGTGTCGGTCCAGGCGCTCGCCGAACGCGGTGACCGCATAGTTCGGCAGGTGGAGGAGCGGGGCGCGCGCGTCGGCGTACACGTCGAGGAGGTCCCCTCGGACAGTGTCGAGGGTGGTGAACGTTCGCAGGTCGATCGTGGGCGCCGTGGTCATGCGGCCGTCCTCCATGTGGCTGCGTGCTCGGTCCAGGTCTGGACGGTCGTGCTGCCGGACGCGGTGGCGCGCAGTGCCGCCCCGAACTCTTGCAACATGCGTGCCACCCGGGCGTGTTGGGTGGCGGCGTCGGTGGGGACCTTCATCGCGGTGGCCGTGGCGGCGTCGGCGGCACCCTGCGCGAGCTGGGCGTGGGCGAGCCGGGTCGTTGCGATGGCCCGGGACCGGATCATGTGAGGTCGGAGGGCGGACAGGCAGCGATGGGCGTGGTACTCGGCGGTCGAGTAGTCGCCGAGTGCCAAGTACCCCGACAGCGCCAAGGAGTCCAGCTCGGCCTGGTCGTAGAAGGCCAGCAGCCACACCGGCCGGTAGTCGGCGGGGTCGGCTCGCAGCATGGCGTCCTGCGCGTGCTCGAACGCCCGGCGGGTGCTGGTGTGGTCCTGCGCCGCGCCGTGAATGGCCCCCTGCCTGGCCAGGCCGAGGGAAGCGAACAGAGAGTCACGGCGTGCGAGGTGCAGGTTGCGGGCGACGTCGTTCGCGGCGAACGCGTCGGCAGGGCGGCCCATATGCCGGTACATGGTTCCCGCGTGACTCCAGATGCGGAACTTGATCGCCTGATCGCCGGACATCTCGGCGAGGGCCTGGGCCTCACGCATGTGCGCCTTGGCGATGTCGTAGCGCCGGCCGTCGATGGCGGCCCACATCGCCGAGGAGCGGAACGCCGCTGCGGAGGCGTAGAGGCTGCTGCGTACGCGCTGGGTGGCACTGCCCGCGTTCTGGAGGTTCAGGGTCTCGTCGGCCAGCGCGGCGGCCCGCTGCTCGATGCCGAGTTGGCCGCCGTGGCGGTGGTCGCTGGCGATGATCTCGGCGAAGCGCTTCTGTAGACGGTCGACGTCGCTCATGCCGATACGTCGAGGCGAAGCGGTGCCGGGAGCAGCGGCTGCTGCTGCGGCAGCCGCCGCGATCCCGCCGACGAGGGTACGGCGCTTCAAGTCAGGGTCCTCCTGCTGCGGTGGGGCTGGGGTGGCCGGAGTCCGACCCCGTGGCACGAACCCTAGAGCGATGGCGGGCAGGCCGCTGACGTCCTCAAGTGCCTTACGGGTAGCCGATTTGGGCCACGTGACCCGGCCTGCCTTCCAGCCCCGGACCGATGAGCCGTCGAGACCGCCAGGCCGCCCGGTCAGCTCACCTAAAGCCCTGTTCACAGCGTCAGCAAGGCTGTTGGAGCTGTAGCCGTGCTCAGCCATCCACGCCTCAAGGACGGTGTTACGCGTGGTGTCCATCTGTGCACGGTAGCCCTCGCTCCCCCTCACCTGCCAGGTAAAGGAGGGGGCAAATCACCCTAGGTCGGCCTGTCGGAGAGATACCCGATCGCCCTAACCAGCTTGCGGTGAAAGGGAGTTGTCTGGGTGCTGGTCGCCCGTCACACCCCTCTGTACGGACGGCTGTTGACGGCCCGGTCTGCCCCTGAAGTCCCCCGATGGGGCGGGTCGGGCGCCGAGACGAAACGAAGGCTCTACCCCAATGACGAGTCTCAGTACGGCAGTTCAGGCCGCATCCGTCGGTCACCCCGCCTATAGCCAAACCTTCCCGTGCGAGCCGTCCACGGCCGAGCCCGGCCGCAAGCTCGTCCGGGACGTCCTCGGCATATGGCACCTCGACGACCTCGCCGACCACGCCGCGTTGATCGTCACAGAGCTGATCGCGAACGCCGCCAGGCACACTCCGTGCCGCTCGATCCGCCTGATTGTCGGGCGACCGAGCGCGGAACGGGTACGCGTCGGGGTCGTGGACCGGGAACCGTCACGCGTCCCGGCTCTCAGCCAGGCCGACGCCGATGACGAGTCAGGTCGCGGACTGCTCCTCATCGACGCAGTCGCCGACCGTTGGGGCTATGACCTGCACGGCTCGGACAGGCGCCCATGGGGCAAAGAGGTCTGGGCCGAGATTCGCGTCAAGGACGACGAGTGATGACTCCCGTCACGGTGCACCCGCCCCTCCCTGACGTCGCCCGCCTCCGGCCGCGCCAGCAGATGGCCATGGACTGCGCCCTCTGCACCCGCCCGCTGGGAGCGAGGGGCCGGGTGCTGGGTGAGGTGCGCCACGGGGGCCTGCCATTTCGGCTCTGGGCCTGCATACCCGACTGCCAGGCGGCCAGATCGGCCATCCCGAACACCTAGCAAGCCGGTACACGACTTCCCGGCACGAGGCATGCAGCCCATGACGACTTGCTCCGTGGATCGCGTCACCTTGTGCCGGGTGGCCAGGAGCCGGTCGGGGAGC from Streptomyces sp. NBC_00878 harbors:
- a CDS encoding GNAT family N-acetyltransferase — its product is MTTAPTIDLRTFTTLDTVRGDLLDVYADARAPLLHLPNYAVTAFGERLDRHSTEPGFVAVLAYADEHPVGYAYGNTIKHGDRYWQRTSPAPTDTYTERPAMALKEIGVRPTWRKTGTARRIHDALLATRDEPYVTLMVNPAAGDGKVHALYESWGYEDIGQSQPSPASPVLTVMIRASR
- a CDS encoding XRE family transcriptional regulator, with the protein product MDTTRNTVLEAWMAEHGYSSNSLADAVNRALGELTGRPGGLDGSSVRGWKAGRVTWPKSATRKALEDVSGLPAIALGFVPRGRTPATPAPPQQEDPDLKRRTLVGGIAAAAAAAAAAPGTASPRRIGMSDVDRLQKRFAEIIASDHRHGGQLGIEQRAAALADETLNLQNAGSATQRVRSSLYASAAAFRSSAMWAAIDGRRYDIAKAHMREAQALAEMSGDQAIKFRIWSHAGTMYRHMGRPADAFAANDVARNLHLARRDSLFASLGLARQGAIHGAAQDHTSTRRAFEHAQDAMLRADPADYRPVWLLAFYDQAELDSLALSGYLALGDYSTAEYHAHRCLSALRPHMIRSRAIATTRLAHAQLAQGAADAATATAMKVPTDAATQHARVARMLQEFGAALRATASGSTTVQTWTEHAATWRTAA
- a CDS encoding ATP-binding protein, producing MTSLSTAVQAASVGHPAYSQTFPCEPSTAEPGRKLVRDVLGIWHLDDLADHAALIVTELIANAARHTPCRSIRLIVGRPSAERVRVGVVDREPSRVPALSQADADDESGRGLLLIDAVADRWGYDLHGSDRRPWGKEVWAEIRVKDDE